In the Acidobacteriota bacterium genome, one interval contains:
- a CDS encoding TonB family protein, with the protein MKVRVLVVDFEPRSREATVGILREHGYDPVPVTCPADWSRRIQQPGQLPPIALIEPLLPGTDGFQVCREFRTAHAGRPCLTLVGTRILFSERYRQLAHQAGADLFYKRPDQNGEALARIARWIEGSGQVRLEAEVDTREPVAVLAGATGRQSGAETADGESVFSEKAIDQALQGAFRAPSEPGPLPTPADPPAGAGNPAPAEEDLDEVLSRALGTPQTSPGDTPPPAEDMDADAALDALFTGDTKPRPKAPLQGMDQGTAELLSTLEELEASVPQSPDEPTYTGEWGWTGGSGPREVETSIPLSPPPPPEEEASLDAIFSNLPSPIAEPVEPVTTSTTGITGSGGEKAVPTTGKARSAATPQPRLTPHPASSPRRLPLAVLLAIGALLAVVALGTWTLRSAHQAASAAAPAEADPVAVLPPAPTAGDQQPTAPIGTPADRPEAHNTEPADPVAAEAPEPPPVRTAPASPAGARPPRPEPALAKVPPAPAAAPATRTIPQAAIPRRSPAPAPAAPATLPVEPLETAPLPAPVEEASAPLAEEAAPALEAMVPDADPVLTELALEPDPGAPEEVLTDSELAAEQAPPPRMAPLIPGIGGVSMPEVIPETRIEPIYPDAARRLGLSGKVILQVVIRRDGSVGDIQVLREPPGGHGFGEAAKVAVSQWRYHPAMRVGRPVDAQITVTIQFNRN; encoded by the coding sequence GTGAAGGTCCGAGTGCTCGTCGTCGACTTCGAACCGCGCTCGCGAGAGGCGACGGTGGGGATCCTCCGCGAACACGGCTACGACCCTGTGCCGGTGACCTGCCCGGCGGATTGGAGCCGGCGGATCCAGCAGCCCGGGCAGTTGCCGCCGATCGCCCTGATCGAACCTCTCCTGCCGGGAACCGACGGTTTCCAGGTCTGTCGGGAATTCCGGACCGCCCACGCCGGCCGCCCCTGCCTGACGCTGGTGGGTACCCGGATCCTCTTCTCCGAGCGCTATCGCCAGTTGGCCCACCAGGCAGGGGCCGACCTTTTCTACAAGCGCCCGGATCAGAACGGGGAAGCCCTGGCGCGGATCGCCCGGTGGATCGAGGGCTCCGGCCAGGTGCGGCTGGAGGCCGAGGTCGACACGCGGGAACCGGTCGCCGTCCTGGCCGGCGCCACCGGTCGGCAGAGCGGCGCCGAGACAGCCGACGGGGAGAGCGTGTTCTCCGAGAAAGCGATCGACCAGGCGCTGCAGGGAGCGTTTCGCGCCCCCTCGGAACCCGGCCCGCTGCCCACGCCGGCCGATCCGCCCGCAGGAGCCGGGAACCCTGCCCCCGCGGAGGAAGACCTCGACGAGGTTCTCTCCCGGGCCCTTGGAACCCCCCAGACAAGCCCCGGCGACACCCCCCCGCCGGCAGAAGACATGGACGCCGACGCCGCCCTCGACGCCCTTTTCACCGGCGATACCAAGCCCCGCCCCAAAGCACCTCTCCAGGGCATGGACCAGGGAACGGCCGAACTCCTCTCCACTCTCGAGGAACTCGAGGCCTCCGTACCCCAAAGCCCCGACGAGCCGACGTACACGGGAGAATGGGGCTGGACCGGTGGGAGCGGCCCACGGGAGGTGGAGACGTCGATTCCCCTCTCACCACCACCTCCCCCCGAAGAGGAAGCCTCGCTCGACGCCATCTTCTCGAACCTTCCCAGTCCCATCGCCGAGCCCGTCGAGCCGGTGACCACCTCCACCACGGGAATCACCGGCTCCGGCGGCGAGAAGGCCGTCCCCACCACCGGCAAGGCAAGATCCGCAGCCACGCCGCAGCCACGGCTGACGCCGCATCCCGCCTCGTCACCGCGCCGCTTGCCGCTGGCCGTCCTGCTGGCCATCGGCGCGCTGCTGGCGGTGGTCGCCCTCGGTACCTGGACGCTGCGCTCGGCGCATCAGGCCGCATCCGCCGCGGCTCCTGCCGAAGCGGATCCCGTCGCGGTGCTGCCTCCGGCACCGACTGCCGGGGACCAGCAACCCACCGCCCCGATCGGGACCCCGGCCGACCGCCCCGAAGCCCACAATACGGAACCGGCGGATCCGGTCGCCGCCGAGGCCCCCGAGCCGCCTCCCGTACGGACCGCCCCCGCATCCCCGGCCGGGGCCCGGCCGCCACGACCCGAACCCGCCCTGGCGAAGGTTCCTCCCGCGCCGGCAGCCGCACCGGCAACCCGGACGATTCCCCAAGCCGCCATTCCCCGCCGTTCGCCCGCCCCGGCTCCCGCCGCACCGGCGACGCTCCCGGTCGAGCCCCTCGAGACCGCTCCTCTCCCGGCGCCCGTGGAGGAGGCGAGCGCCCCCTTGGCGGAAGAGGCCGCCCCGGCGCTGGAGGCGATGGTCCCCGACGCCGATCCCGTGCTCACGGAACTCGCGCTGGAACCGGATCCCGGGGCCCCTGAGGAAGTTCTGACCGACTCCGAGCTGGCGGCCGAGCAGGCCCCACCACCACGGATGGCGCCACTGATCCCGGGAATCGGCGGCGTCAGCATGCCGGAGGTGATCCCGGAGACCCGTATCGAACCGATTTACCCCGATGCCGCACGCAGGCTGGGCCTGTCGGGCAAGGTCATCCTCCAGGTCGTCATCAGGCGGGACGGCAGCGTCGGGGACATCCAGGTGCTCAGGGAACCCCCCGGCGGCCACGGCTTCGGGGAGGCCGCGAAGGTCGCCGTCAGCCAGTGGCGCTACCACCCGGCCATGCGCGTCGGGCGCCCGGTGGATGCCCAGATCACCGTGACGATCCAGTTCAACCGCAACTGA
- a CDS encoding TonB family protein, translating to MRQPVLVVDFDQRSLAAARKRLEDAGFACRCAGSAPELDAQLQAGTPPVVVLDPMLPGKDGFKLCRELKRKQNGAPVVIIFSRIFKGQRYRAMARDAGADLFLERPRDDHRLVEEIRQRLEAHQEDPSLLDPRTAARVPGSSTDADPALADITDDEIDGALQRALGFALPDDAASSPDPAPATPTADAVAEVAAAAESIPPATGPVEQAEGRVDAADLWASLDRLELEVAEELAPTRPQLTASVMSTPSKPAVAPPGPARTLDSPMAFGPAEELESAAPPTVTPELVDLPSTGVPDGPIADSQAIESVVDSVIAFAPTAETGPVAPGDDDANEAPPAEVDGFEAVGQAPEPTGATSAEPGAVDAAADDAPPPSVPEPLRGMDAGTAELLSTLEELESSLPPDYEAGMTGESAWTGTGSLGGLSGTAGEPERAPLPSREEEPSLEDLLDQLAADGPDRPAPAAAEAPDTEEPARAAGASPTGAMMEDPPSRLASGVMLLSFAIGIVLTGAVGGFFLSRRPAPPVQRALMPITRTHTGDGRVPMMKSPAEAPPRTQAMRRVPESVEEPPPVARPVAPPPTPRPREAAAVGPVAPEKKIELARARPAPPRPPQPAVARAETPKPAAPPVATSPPPPLPQAPRRDPVPAAKTADARQPPPQPRPAASTTPPGDRPQPSARLETPPEPPAAPDPLEPPAPLVRLGDLDYPLRLLEAPKPELTPEAREAEVQGRVFLSVLVDPNGNVKDARIMIEPGYGLGRAAAEAVKHWRYSPPRNKGRRARVWKTEVVEFQLPQ from the coding sequence GTGAGACAACCTGTTCTCGTCGTTGACTTTGACCAGCGCTCACTGGCGGCCGCCCGCAAGCGGCTCGAGGACGCGGGGTTCGCCTGTCGCTGCGCCGGGAGCGCACCCGAGCTCGATGCCCAGCTCCAGGCCGGCACGCCCCCCGTAGTCGTTCTCGATCCCATGCTCCCGGGGAAGGACGGCTTCAAGCTCTGCCGGGAACTCAAGCGCAAGCAGAATGGCGCACCGGTAGTGATCATCTTCTCCCGCATCTTCAAGGGCCAGCGCTACCGCGCCATGGCCCGGGATGCCGGGGCCGACCTGTTCCTCGAGCGCCCCCGGGACGATCACCGCCTGGTCGAGGAGATCCGGCAACGCCTCGAAGCCCACCAGGAAGACCCGTCCCTTCTCGACCCTCGTACCGCCGCCCGTGTCCCCGGGTCTTCCACCGATGCCGACCCCGCCCTGGCCGACATCACGGACGACGAGATCGACGGCGCCCTCCAGCGCGCCCTGGGTTTCGCTTTGCCGGACGACGCCGCCTCCTCACCCGATCCTGCTCCGGCCACGCCCACCGCGGACGCCGTCGCCGAAGTCGCGGCGGCGGCGGAATCCATCCCACCCGCCACAGGGCCGGTGGAGCAGGCAGAGGGGAGAGTCGACGCAGCCGACCTGTGGGCCAGCCTGGACCGCCTGGAGCTGGAAGTCGCTGAAGAGCTGGCGCCGACCCGGCCTCAACTGACGGCCTCGGTGATGTCGACACCGTCCAAGCCCGCCGTCGCGCCCCCCGGCCCGGCCCGCACCCTCGACTCACCGATGGCCTTTGGCCCGGCGGAGGAGCTCGAGTCCGCGGCGCCCCCGACCGTCACACCGGAGCTGGTGGATCTGCCCTCCACCGGCGTTCCTGACGGTCCCATCGCCGACTCCCAGGCCATCGAATCCGTCGTGGACTCGGTGATCGCCTTCGCGCCCACCGCCGAGACCGGGCCGGTTGCGCCCGGCGACGACGACGCCAACGAGGCACCACCGGCGGAAGTCGACGGCTTCGAAGCGGTCGGACAGGCCCCCGAACCCACCGGTGCGACCAGCGCCGAACCCGGTGCCGTGGACGCGGCGGCGGATGACGCCCCGCCGCCATCCGTTCCCGAGCCGCTCCGGGGCATGGACGCCGGGACCGCCGAGTTGCTCTCCACCCTCGAAGAACTGGAAAGCAGCCTGCCCCCCGACTACGAAGCCGGGATGACGGGCGAGAGCGCCTGGACCGGCACGGGGAGCCTTGGCGGCCTGTCCGGCACCGCGGGCGAACCGGAACGAGCCCCCTTGCCATCCCGCGAGGAAGAGCCTTCGCTCGAGGATCTGCTCGACCAGCTCGCGGCCGATGGCCCCGACAGGCCCGCGCCCGCCGCGGCCGAGGCGCCGGACACCGAAGAGCCCGCCAGGGCGGCCGGGGCCTCACCGACGGGAGCGATGATGGAGGATCCGCCCTCGCGGCTCGCTTCGGGAGTCATGCTGTTGTCGTTCGCCATCGGCATCGTGCTGACCGGAGCCGTAGGTGGCTTCTTCCTCTCGCGCCGCCCGGCCCCCCCGGTCCAGCGTGCGCTGATGCCCATCACCCGGACCCACACCGGCGACGGCCGGGTCCCCATGATGAAAAGCCCGGCCGAAGCCCCGCCCCGAACGCAGGCCATGCGCCGTGTTCCCGAGTCGGTGGAAGAGCCGCCCCCCGTCGCCCGGCCGGTCGCCCCGCCGCCGACGCCCCGGCCGAGGGAGGCGGCCGCCGTCGGCCCGGTCGCCCCCGAGAAAAAGATCGAGCTTGCCCGGGCCAGGCCGGCCCCTCCCCGGCCACCGCAGCCGGCGGTGGCTCGCGCCGAAACGCCGAAACCGGCGGCGCCTCCCGTGGCGACATCGCCGCCTCCGCCGCTCCCCCAGGCCCCGCGCCGGGATCCCGTCCCCGCCGCGAAGACGGCCGATGCCCGACAGCCGCCCCCTCAGCCTCGCCCGGCCGCATCGACCACCCCACCAGGGGACCGCCCCCAGCCCTCGGCCCGCCTCGAGACCCCGCCCGAGCCACCGGCGGCGCCGGACCCGCTGGAGCCTCCCGCCCCGCTGGTCAGGCTCGGGGACCTGGACTATCCCCTGCGGCTGCTCGAAGCGCCCAAGCCCGAGCTGACGCCGGAGGCCCGGGAAGCCGAGGTCCAGGGCCGGGTCTTTCTCAGCGTGCTGGTGGATCCCAACGGCAACGTCAAGGATGCCAGGATCATGATCGAACCCGGCTACGGCCTGGGCCGAGCCGCGGCAGAAGCGGTGAAGCACTGGCGCTACAGCCCGCCGCGCAACAAGGGCCGCCGGGCCCGTGTATGGAAGACGGAAGTCGTCGAATTCCAGCTTCCCCAGTAA
- the rpsU gene encoding 30S ribosomal protein S21, whose product MPDSTYVVVKEDLEKALRRFRRKVEKFGIRKAIRQHEYYEKPSERRRRRRRENDRKRRKAERKSARR is encoded by the coding sequence ATGCCTGACTCGACCTACGTGGTGGTGAAGGAAGACTTGGAGAAGGCCCTTCGGCGTTTCCGCCGGAAGGTCGAGAAGTTCGGGATCCGCAAGGCGATCCGCCAGCACGAGTACTACGAGAAGCCCTCTGAGCGCCGCCGCCGCCGCCGCCGCGAGAACGATCGCAAGCGTCGCAAGGCCGAGCGCAAGAGCGCGCGCCGGTAG
- the accD gene encoding acetyl-CoA carboxylase, carboxyltransferase subunit beta, whose translation MAWFQKAKKPRARSEGRRSHIPEGLWIKCQGCGEVIYRKEVIRRAWICPKCSYHFHLSATQRLEALLDDGRYDAFDANLASIDPLKFRDKKAYRDRLRDYQARTGLGDAVICAEARLGGHPIVICAMEYAFMGGSMGSVVGEKITRAAERALAARVPLIVISTSGGARMQEGALSLMQMAKISAALARLHEAGLPFISILADPTTGGVTASYAMLGDVNIAEPGALIGFAGPRVIEQTIHQKLPPGFQRAEFLLEHGMVDMVVDRGSLRKTLIEVLELLWFGPRYDEEPVA comes from the coding sequence ATGGCCTGGTTCCAGAAGGCGAAGAAGCCCAGGGCGCGCTCGGAGGGGCGGCGCTCCCACATCCCCGAGGGGCTGTGGATCAAGTGCCAGGGCTGCGGCGAGGTGATCTACCGCAAGGAAGTGATCCGCAGGGCCTGGATCTGCCCCAAGTGCTCCTACCATTTCCACCTTTCCGCCACCCAGCGCCTCGAAGCCCTGCTCGACGACGGCCGCTACGACGCCTTCGACGCGAACCTGGCCTCCATCGACCCCCTGAAGTTCCGCGACAAGAAAGCCTATCGCGATCGCCTGCGGGACTACCAGGCCCGCACCGGTCTCGGGGACGCGGTGATCTGCGCCGAGGCCAGGTTGGGCGGGCACCCGATCGTGATCTGCGCGATGGAATACGCCTTCATGGGCGGCTCCATGGGCAGCGTGGTGGGCGAGAAGATTACCCGCGCCGCCGAGCGGGCCCTCGCCGCGCGGGTACCGCTGATCGTCATCTCCACTTCCGGCGGCGCCCGCATGCAGGAGGGCGCGCTGTCGCTGATGCAAATGGCGAAGATCTCCGCGGCCCTGGCTCGACTGCACGAGGCGGGCCTACCCTTCATCTCGATCCTCGCCGATCCCACCACCGGCGGTGTCACGGCCTCGTACGCCATGCTCGGCGACGTGAACATCGCCGAGCCCGGCGCGCTGATCGGCTTTGCCGGACCCCGGGTGATCGAGCAGACGATCCACCAGAAGCTGCCCCCCGGTTTCCAGCGCGCGGAGTTCTTGCTCGAGCATGGAATGGTCGACATGGTCGTCGATCGTGGTTCCCTGAGAAAGACCCTGATCGAGGTGCTCGAGCTGCTGTGGTTCGGGCCCCGCTACGACGAAGAGCCCGTCGCCTGA
- a CDS encoding Mur ligase family protein gives MGSPPLDPLFQWLFSLSGPSLKWDIETAREFCAWLGHPQRAFPSVHVAGTNGKGSVAAMIHAMAGASGLRAGLLTSPHLVRPEERIRVGEDEISPRAFAERIEALRDQAARALDAGKLPRHPSFFEMICAAAFVEFARERVPLAVLETGLGGRLDATNVVYPVVSVITTIALDHVKSLGGSITAIAREKAGIIKPGIPVLAGWIDPEAEAVVRAAARRQGAPFHAAREEIVVTPTAGGDGFDVQTPEQRYQGLTCALAGPHQQRNAALALRAAELARQRGVAFSTRGLSAGLARVRWPGRLESLGQAPTFLLDAAHNREGIEALAACLEERPRPARRVLIFGLTAGRPPAEIFAPLAGRVDAVVLTRPRSPKAVATGEIAAAIAPASPALWQRDEVGEAIALARREAGPAGEVLVTGSLYLVGDVRRELLDLEGPWRRPAEKVPPVESANHHVS, from the coding sequence ATGGGTAGCCCTCCACTCGATCCCCTCTTCCAGTGGCTTTTCTCTCTCAGCGGTCCCTCGCTCAAGTGGGATATCGAAACCGCCCGGGAGTTCTGCGCCTGGCTGGGACACCCCCAACGGGCCTTTCCCTCGGTGCACGTGGCGGGAACCAACGGCAAGGGGTCGGTGGCGGCGATGATCCACGCCATGGCCGGCGCTTCGGGGCTGCGCGCGGGACTCCTGACCAGCCCACACCTGGTACGCCCCGAGGAACGCATTCGCGTCGGCGAGGACGAGATCAGCCCGCGAGCCTTCGCCGAACGGATCGAAGCCCTGCGCGACCAGGCCGCCCGGGCCCTCGACGCGGGCAAGCTGCCGCGACACCCCTCGTTTTTCGAAATGATCTGCGCCGCGGCTTTCGTCGAGTTCGCCCGGGAGCGGGTGCCCCTGGCGGTACTCGAAACCGGACTCGGAGGACGGCTCGATGCCACCAACGTGGTCTACCCGGTGGTCTCGGTGATCACCACCATCGCTCTCGACCACGTCAAGTCCCTGGGCGGGTCGATCACCGCGATCGCCCGGGAGAAGGCCGGAATCATCAAACCGGGGATTCCCGTACTCGCCGGCTGGATCGACCCGGAGGCGGAAGCCGTCGTCAGGGCCGCGGCCCGGCGGCAGGGCGCGCCCTTCCACGCCGCGCGGGAGGAAATCGTCGTCACCCCCACGGCCGGAGGCGACGGCTTCGACGTGCAGACTCCCGAGCAGCGTTACCAGGGCCTGACCTGCGCCCTGGCGGGGCCGCACCAGCAGCGCAACGCCGCCCTGGCCCTGCGGGCCGCCGAACTGGCCCGGCAGCGGGGCGTCGCCTTCTCCACGCGGGGGTTGAGCGCAGGACTGGCCCGAGTGCGCTGGCCGGGCCGCCTGGAGAGCCTCGGGCAGGCGCCCACCTTCCTGCTCGACGCGGCCCACAACCGGGAAGGGATCGAGGCGTTGGCCGCCTGCCTGGAAGAACGGCCGCGACCGGCGCGACGGGTGCTGATCTTCGGCCTGACCGCGGGCCGCCCCCCCGCGGAGATCTTCGCTCCGCTGGCCGGACGGGTCGACGCGGTGGTCCTCACCCGACCCCGCAGCCCCAAGGCGGTCGCCACGGGGGAGATCGCCGCCGCCATCGCCCCGGCAAGCCCGGCGCTGTGGCAGCGGGACGAGGTGGGCGAAGCCATCGCCCTGGCCCGGCGGGAAGCCGGCCCGGCAGGGGAAGTGCTGGTCACCGGCTCGCTCTACCTGGTCGGCGATGTACGCCGGGAATTGCTGGACCTCGAAGGACCGTGGCGGCGGCCCGCCGAGAAGGTGCCGCCCGTCGAGAGCGCAAACCACCATGTTTCCTGA
- the trmB gene encoding tRNA (guanosine(46)-N7)-methyltransferase TrmB, with product MFPDLPIADRRTDDLIRLDLPDPPGPIDLPRLFGNDHPVELEIGVGKGRFLLLAAAARPETNFIGIEVARAYHEKTLDRLAKRALTNVRLVHGEAGHFVARCLGPASLAAIHVYFPDPWPKKRHHKRRLIRPAVLEHFARVLAPGGLLRVVTDHADYALVIGEVLTANPEFEKAAATPGLWELPGMGDYTTGGVTNFEIKYRREGRPIHRFAFLRR from the coding sequence ATGTTTCCTGACCTGCCCATCGCCGACCGCCGCACCGACGACTTGATCCGCCTGGATTTGCCCGATCCGCCGGGCCCGATCGATCTGCCCCGTCTTTTCGGCAACGACCACCCGGTAGAGCTGGAAATCGGTGTGGGCAAGGGACGCTTTCTGCTGCTCGCCGCCGCCGCCCGCCCGGAGACGAACTTCATCGGCATCGAAGTGGCCCGGGCCTACCACGAGAAGACGCTCGACCGCCTGGCCAAGCGGGCCCTGACCAACGTGCGGCTGGTACACGGCGAGGCGGGACACTTCGTCGCACGCTGCCTCGGCCCGGCGAGCCTGGCGGCGATCCACGTGTACTTCCCCGATCCCTGGCCCAAGAAGCGGCACCACAAACGACGGCTGATCCGTCCCGCGGTACTCGAGCACTTCGCCCGCGTCCTGGCCCCCGGCGGCCTGCTGCGGGTGGTCACCGATCACGCGGACTACGCCCTGGTGATCGGCGAGGTGCTGACCGCCAACCCCGAGTTCGAGAAAGCCGCGGCGACCCCGGGCCTGTGGGAACTGCCCGGCATGGGCGACTACACCACCGGCGGCGTGACCAACTTCGAGATCAAGTACCGCCGCGAAGGCCGGCCGATCCATCGCTTCGCCTTTCTGCGTCGCTGA
- the dprA gene encoding DNA-processing protein DprA → MAMRDPHLEGWLRLARCRGIGARRAATLAERAGGADFLADPEPQWLERRGLNEATCRRLSEHRLSRAVKAELRWARRHGWSHVHRDHPLYPRQLAAIDDPPPVLCCRGDTSLLREIPVALVGSRRPTRYGLTMAARLAAPLAARGLVVVSGLAEGIDAESHRAALEGGGATLAVMATGPDRVYPTAHRALAERIARRGLLLTEAAPGASVSPGCFPRRNRIISGLSWVVVVVEAAERSGSLVTADLAAEQGREVLAVPGRLNEASAAGVIRLLDEGAGLALGPDDVIAALNPVLRPFLEQQPADDPLAQGRPPMPGLPDEDCRAVYDLLPENDPLELDAILARAEAETDAVLTMLFSLEMAGWIERLPGNRYARCRTDSAQRRRGAMLDP, encoded by the coding sequence ATGGCGATGCGGGATCCTCACCTGGAAGGGTGGCTGCGGCTGGCGCGGTGCCGGGGCATCGGAGCGCGACGGGCGGCGACGCTGGCGGAGCGGGCGGGCGGAGCGGACTTTCTCGCCGATCCCGAGCCCCAGTGGCTGGAGCGTCGCGGACTGAACGAGGCCACCTGCCGGCGGTTGTCGGAGCACCGGCTGTCCCGCGCGGTGAAGGCGGAACTGCGCTGGGCCCGACGGCATGGCTGGAGCCACGTCCACCGCGACCACCCCCTCTACCCCCGCCAACTCGCGGCGATCGACGATCCACCACCGGTGCTCTGCTGCCGGGGCGACACCAGCCTGCTGCGGGAGATCCCCGTGGCCCTGGTGGGTTCCCGCAGGCCTACCCGCTACGGGCTGACCATGGCGGCACGGCTGGCCGCCCCCCTGGCGGCGCGGGGGCTGGTGGTGGTCAGCGGCCTGGCCGAGGGCATCGACGCCGAGTCCCATCGGGCGGCCCTCGAAGGCGGCGGCGCCACCCTGGCGGTGATGGCCACCGGTCCCGATCGCGTCTACCCCACCGCCCACAGGGCGCTGGCCGAGCGCATCGCCCGGCGGGGACTCCTGCTCACCGAGGCCGCGCCCGGCGCGTCGGTCAGCCCGGGTTGCTTCCCCCGCCGCAACCGGATCATTTCCGGACTGAGCTGGGTCGTGGTGGTGGTGGAGGCCGCCGAGCGCTCGGGCTCCCTGGTCACCGCCGACCTGGCCGCCGAACAGGGCCGCGAGGTGCTGGCGGTGCCCGGCCGGCTCAACGAGGCCAGTGCGGCGGGAGTGATACGCCTGCTCGACGAGGGCGCCGGGCTGGCCCTGGGCCCCGACGACGTGATCGCCGCCCTCAACCCGGTACTGCGCCCCTTCCTCGAACAGCAGCCGGCGGACGACCCCCTCGCCCAGGGCCGTCCCCCCATGCCCGGACTGCCCGACGAGGACTGCCGAGCCGTCTACGATCTGCTCCCCGAAAACGATCCGCTGGAACTCGACGCGATTCTCGCCCGGGCCGAGGCGGAAACCGATGCCGTGCTCACCATGCTCTTCTCCCTGGAGATGGCGGGATGGATCGAGCGGCTTCCCGGAAACCGCTACGCCCGCTGCCGGACGGACTCCGCACAACGCCGGCGGGGCGCTATGCTCGACCCGTGA
- a CDS encoding lactate racemase domain-containing protein: MKRASDKGLPWGEQRLAWPRLAPPARWLEPEQPPPTPADPRPAARQAAAAVARRLRGGGRLALVVPDRTRPLPLAGLLPPVARALQDAGIDLSRVSLLSASGMHRPMTPGELRAWIGPEACEGFTRLEPHDARGPCARLGVTSSGIDVLAHPAAAEAAALLVLGRLVFHYVAGFGGGRKMLVPGIAGIETIVAMHARCLSPRPGSGRHPACRPGRLEGNPVHEAACQAAALFPPAVGLHVVVEPGAVMTRVTAGDLFTDHRREARRFAATHRVTVPEPVPALVVSAGGHPLDRNMVQANKALAAVTEIVRPGGAILLLARCADGVGNPELLEGLRLGSSTAIEQELRRRFRVGLHTALALRGFCRTFRVLALTEADDEVLELAGIERVADLAAGLARIGEITGDEPVVVAPRGAGLLYSTLQVRSLLSEEPPP, encoded by the coding sequence GTGAAACGCGCCTCCGACAAAGGACTCCCCTGGGGTGAGCAACGCCTCGCCTGGCCGCGGCTCGCGCCGCCCGCCCGGTGGCTCGAGCCGGAGCAGCCACCGCCGACCCCCGCCGATCCCCGGCCCGCCGCCCGGCAGGCTGCCGCGGCCGTGGCGCGGCGGCTGAGAGGCGGTGGCCGGCTGGCCCTGGTCGTCCCTGACCGCACACGGCCCCTGCCCCTGGCCGGGTTGTTGCCTCCCGTCGCCCGGGCCCTGCAGGACGCGGGTATAGACCTCTCCCGCGTCAGCCTCCTGTCCGCCTCGGGCATGCACCGCCCCATGACGCCCGGGGAGTTGCGCGCCTGGATCGGCCCCGAGGCCTGCGAGGGGTTCACCCGACTCGAACCCCACGACGCCCGCGGCCCCTGCGCCCGCCTGGGCGTGACCTCGTCGGGTATCGACGTCCTGGCCCACCCCGCCGCCGCCGAGGCCGCGGCCCTGCTGGTGCTGGGGCGACTGGTCTTCCACTACGTCGCCGGCTTCGGGGGCGGCCGCAAGATGCTCGTACCCGGCATCGCCGGCATCGAGACCATCGTCGCCATGCATGCCCGCTGCCTGTCCCCCCGGCCGGGCTCCGGTCGTCATCCCGCCTGCCGCCCCGGCCGGCTCGAGGGCAACCCGGTGCACGAGGCGGCCTGCCAGGCGGCGGCTCTCTTTCCGCCCGCGGTGGGCCTCCACGTGGTGGTCGAACCGGGAGCGGTGATGACCCGCGTCACGGCCGGAGATCTCTTCACCGACCACCGCCGCGAGGCCCGGCGCTTTGCCGCCACCCACCGGGTCACAGTGCCGGAACCGGTCCCGGCGCTGGTGGTCTCGGCCGGCGGCCATCCCCTCGACCGCAACATGGTCCAGGCCAACAAGGCCCTCGCCGCCGTGACCGAGATCGTTCGCCCCGGCGGCGCGATCTTGCTGCTGGCCCGCTGCGCCGACGGCGTGGGCAACCCCGAGCTGCTCGAAGGCCTGCGCCTGGGCTCGTCGACCGCTATCGAACAGGAACTGCGCCGGCGCTTCCGGGTGGGGCTGCACACGGCCCTGGCGTTGCGCGGCTTTTGCCGGACCTTCCGCGTGCTGGCCCTGACCGAAGCCGACGATGAAGTGCTCGAGCTGGCCGGCATCGAGCGGGTCGCCGACCTGGCCGCGGGCCTGGCCCGCATCGGAGAGATCACCGGTGACGAGCCTGTCGTCGTCGCCCCCCGGGGAGCCGGCCTGCTCTACAGCACGCTTCAGGTAAGATCCCTGCTTTCCGAGGAGCCACCACCGTGA